A window of Candidatus Nitrosotenuis uzonensis genomic DNA:
TGTTCTTGGGCTGACCTCTCCGTCAATGCTACACTTTTGTTCCACTGGACATACAAGGCAGGGAGCGTTTTCAATTGATTCTGTGGAGACCGGTGTCTTTTTTATTTTGAGCACGTACGTCCATCTTTTGTTTTCTAGAATCTTTTCACGTGTGATTATTCCCATTCTCTCAAGCTTTAGTGCAAGTCTTGAGCCGTCCCGGCTGGTTAGCTTGAATTTTTTCCACAATTCTGACTGAATTATACCGTCATCATAATTTGACAAAAACAAGCAGACTTTGTTTGTGAGTTTATCCATATCGACTTTGTCGATCTGAAAGTTTTCAATCTCCTCATCTGTAAGCTGCTCTTCCATCTCCTCTTCAAGGGTCTTTTCTGACTCTTCTGCCAGCTTTTCTTTTTTCTTGTCTTTGGGTTTTTTCTCTTCTTTTGTTTCCTTCTTTTTCTTCTCCTCTCTGGCAGATTTCTTTTCTTCCTTGGCTGGCGTTTTTTCTTTTGCTGATTTTGCTTTTTTCTCGTCTTTTTTCTTATCCTTTTTCAAATCTTTAGAATCCGCAGCTTTTCTTGCCATTTTATCCACTTGGTATTACAGTTGATATCCGGATATGTTTCAATATATAATATCGCATTGAAAATCTAGCGTACTGTGAATTTTTGAGTGGCTGTAAGGAACTTGTCTCCTTCCTTGTCAAATAGCTGCGCTTCTATTTGGTAAGTCCCAGCTGCACCAAGTGTTTCAGAGAATTGCTCACCTATAGGTAGTGTGCCCTCATCCCCATAACACTGATCAAAGAATGCACCTTGTGTTACGGCATTCTTTTGGGAGCCAGAAACTGTAAAGAGTGTAATGTATAGGTCGCCGCAATCAAATGTAGGATCACTTACTGATACTTGGGCAGTTATTCTGCCAGAAATAGAATACTCAGTATCAACTCCTACAAACTGCAATGATGAGCTAGGTTTTGAGCTGAAGATGTCTGAGCTTCCAGCATCGCTTAGAGCAAGTGAGAGAACAAATCCGCCATATACAAACGAGAATACGATTGGAATTATGAAAGACGCTACTG
This region includes:
- a CDS encoding transcriptional regulator, giving the protein MARKAADSKDLKKDKKKDEKKAKSAKEKTPAKEEKKSAREEKKKKETKEEKKPKDKKKEKLAEESEKTLEEEMEEQLTDEEIENFQIDKVDMDKLTNKVCLFLSNYDDGIIQSELWKKFKLTSRDGSRLALKLERMGIITREKILENKRWTYVLKIKKTPVSTESIENAPCLVCPVEQKCSIDGEVSPRTCQWIEEWTIAELSKPKKKKEQ